A window from Brachionichthys hirsutus isolate HB-005 chromosome 4, CSIRO-AGI_Bhir_v1, whole genome shotgun sequence encodes these proteins:
- the tbx1 gene encoding T-box transcription factor TBX1, protein MDDSGPLSPKANAFSIASLISAAEQAGNAALYKQSLGRDAPDLQNQSSFKMHYSTVTREMEAFTTSSLSSLNTAGGYHLSPSPGDPYSQHESHFEPCPAAQHTYSYPGTNPSQAPPSDGGTPNCSSSSSNSTPNGKTIVKKNPKVANINVQLEMKALWDEFNQLGTEMIVTKAGRRMFPTFQVKIFGMDPMADYMLLMDFLPVDDKRYRYAFHSSSWLVAGKADPATPGRVHYHPDSPAKGAQWMKQIVSFDKLKLTNNLLDDNGHIILNSMHRYQPRFHVVYVDPRKDSEKYAEENYKTFVFEETRFTAVTAYQNHRITQLKIASNPFAKGFRDCDPEDWPRNHRPGSLPIMSAFARTRNPMSSPPQHNGTEKEDNRREYDRDPNGTPIHADPAHHLMSRVLSPALPVPGGLHAVPLTSGRPSPPHDLRSEPHALPPDTLHHHPYKYPTTYEHYLGAKTRPSPYPLPSIRGHTYHHHMNPATANMYSATSGPSNYDYGPR, encoded by the exons ATGGACGACAGCGGTCCCCTCTCTCCAAAGGCAAATGCGTTCAGTATTGCCTCCCTGATTTCGGCTGCCGAGCAAGCAGGAAACGCGGCGCTTTACAAACAGAGCCTCGGCCGCGACGCGCCAGACCTGCAAAACCAGAGTTCCTTTAAAATGCACTACAGCACTGTCACCCGGGAAATGGAAG CCTTCACGACGAGCAGCCTGAGCAGCCTGAACACCGCGGGGGGGTACCACCTCTCTCCATCCCCCGGGGACCCGTACAGCCAGCATGAGTCCCACTTCGAGCCTTGTCCCGCCGCCCAGCACACCTACAGCTACCCGGGCACGAACCCGAGCCAGGCCCCGCCGAGTGACGGCGGAACTCCAAActgctcctcgtcttcctccaacTCCACGCCGAACGGCAAAACGATCGTGAAGAAGAATCCCAAGGTGGCCAACATTAACGTCCAGCTGGAGATGAAAGCTTTATGGGACGAGTTTAATCAGCTGGGCACGGAGATGATCGTCACCAAGGCCGGAAG gAGAATGTTTCCAACATTCCAGGTAAAGATTTTTGGGATGGATCCCATGGCGGACTACATGCTCCTAATGGACTTCCTACCTGTAGACGACAAACGTTACAG GTACGCTTTCCACAGCTCATCGTGGTTGGTTGCCGGTAAAGCTGACCCTGCCACACCGGGCAGGGTCCACTATCACCCGGACTCTCCGGCCAAAGGCGCGCAGTGGATGAAGCAGATCGTCTCCTTTGATAAACTCAAACTCACCAATAACCTGCTGGACGACAACGGCCAT ATTATTCTGAACTCCATGCACCGGTACCAGCCCAGGTTTCACGTGGTCTACGTGGACCCCCGAAAGGACAGCGAGAAATACGCAGAGGAGAATTACAAGACTTTCGTTTTTGAGGAAACCCGCTTCACAGCGGTGACAGCGTACCAGAACCACCGG ATCACGCAGCTGAAGATTGCCAGCAACCCTTTTGCAAAGGGCTTCAGGGACTGTGATCCGGAGGACTG GCCCAGGAATCACAGGCCAGGCTCTCTGCCAATAATGAGTGCCTTTGCCAGAACAAGAAACCCAATGTCGTCGCCCCCTCAGCACAACGGCACGGAGAAAG AGGACAACAGGCGGGAATATGACCGAGACCCCAACGGGACCCCCATACACGCCGACCCAGCTCATCATCTCATGTCCCGGGTCCTCAGCCCTGCCTTGCCGGTCCCTGGAGGCCTCCATGCCGTCCCGCTCACCAGCGGACGACCCAGCCCTCCTCACGACCTTCGGTCAGAACCCCATGCTCTACCCCCCGACACCCTGCACCACCACCCTTACAAGTACCCCACCACCTACGAACACTACCTGGGAGCCAAGACCAGGCCGTCGCCCTATCCTTTACCCAGTATCAGAGGACACACGTACCACCACCACATGAACCCAGCCACGGCTAACATGTACTCTGCCACCAGTGGCCCCTCTAACTATGACTACGGGCCCAGATAA